From Sulfurirhabdus autotrophica, the proteins below share one genomic window:
- the rpsR gene encoding 30S ribosomal protein S18: MSRQMFRRRKYCRFTAEGIKEVDYKDVELLKDFINENGKIIPARITGTKARFQRQLGTAIKRARFLALLHYTDLH, encoded by the coding sequence ATGTCCCGTCAAATGTTCAGACGTAGAAAATACTGCCGGTTTACCGCCGAAGGTATCAAAGAAGTTGATTATAAAGATGTTGAGTTGTTGAAAGATTTCATCAACGAAAACGGTAAGATTATTCCAGCGCGTATTACAGGCACCAAAGCCCGTTTTCAGCGCCAGTTAGGTACTGCTATCAAGCGCGCTCGCTTCTTGGCATTGCTCCACTATACCGATCTGCATTAA
- the rpsF gene encoding 30S ribosomal protein S6 — protein sequence MRHYEIVFIVHPDQSEQVGAMIERYRATITAKEGKIHRLEDWGRRQMAYPIQKVHKAHYVMMNIECDQETLDELEHAFKFNDAVLRHLTAKMKEAVTEPSAMMKEERARPSRGGDEGGRDSSDADAAQESVA from the coding sequence ATGCGACATTACGAGATTGTATTTATCGTTCATCCTGATCAAAGTGAACAGGTGGGCGCAATGATCGAGCGTTATCGCGCTACGATCACTGCAAAAGAAGGCAAAATTCATCGCCTGGAAGATTGGGGTCGTCGTCAGATGGCTTACCCAATTCAGAAAGTTCATAAAGCACACTATGTGATGATGAACATTGAGTGTGACCAGGAAACTCTGGATGAACTCGAACATGCGTTCAAATTCAATGATGCCGTACTACGTCATCTGACCGCGAAGATGAAAGAAGCTGTGACTGAGCCTTCAGCAATGATGAAGGAAGAAAGAGCCAGACCTTCCAGAGGTGGTGATGAAGGCGGTAGAGATTCATCCGATGCAGATGCAGCGCAGGAATCAGTAGCTTAA
- the rplI gene encoding 50S ribosomal protein L9 — translation MQIIMMEKVVNLGQLGDVVKVKDGYARNYLIPQGKAKRATAANLAEFEAKRAELEKAQAAVLADSQARAAKMEGFAIQISQKAGVDGRLFGSVTNADIAEALKAKGFDVPKSEIRLPEGPLKLIGEYAITVALHTDVVANITVTVIGEN, via the coding sequence ATGCAAATTATTATGATGGAAAAAGTGGTAAACCTGGGTCAGTTGGGTGATGTCGTTAAGGTGAAAGACGGCTATGCGCGTAACTATTTGATTCCTCAGGGTAAGGCTAAGCGTGCTACGGCAGCGAATCTGGCTGAGTTTGAAGCGAAGCGTGCTGAACTTGAAAAAGCGCAAGCTGCAGTTTTGGCTGATTCTCAGGCACGTGCCGCCAAGATGGAAGGCTTTGCCATACAAATCAGTCAAAAAGCGGGTGTGGATGGCAGATTGTTTGGCTCAGTGACCAATGCAGATATCGCTGAAGCGTTGAAAGCAAAAGGTTTTGATGTGCCAAAGTCTGAAATCAGACTGCCTGAAGGCCCGTTGAAACTGATTGGTGAATATGCAATTACTGTTGCATTGCATACTGACGTAGTTGCAAATATCACGGTAACTGTAATCGGCGAAAACTAA
- the alr gene encoding alanine racemase, translating into MSRPLQARINLSAFDRNLHVVRRCAPESKIMAVIKANGYGHGLKRVAQVLIGNVDGIAVLALEDAICLREMGFRKSILLLEGFFSADELPIIADHHLSIVVHNQIQLEILSQAWLPKKIDVFLKMNSGMNRLGFKADAFHEALSILKSCAVIHNITLMTHFATADDEKGISVQFLSFNSVVQGLHHMRCLANSAAILRYPDSHGDWVRPGIMLYGSSPFIDKSAEELGLQPVMTLISQIIAVQSIQKGESVGYGATFVADRDMRVGIVACGYADGYPRHAPTGTPVLVLGKRTRTLGRVSMDMLHVDLTDIAQAQVGSEVTLWGDGMSIDEVARAAGTISYELLCALAPRVPVVEI; encoded by the coding sequence ATGTCTCGCCCTCTTCAAGCCCGTATAAATCTTTCTGCATTTGACCGTAATCTTCATGTTGTACGAAGGTGCGCACCTGAATCCAAAATTATGGCGGTGATTAAGGCAAACGGTTATGGCCATGGTCTGAAGCGGGTGGCGCAGGTATTAATTGGCAACGTGGATGGTATTGCTGTGCTAGCGCTTGAAGATGCCATTTGCCTGCGTGAAATGGGTTTCAGGAAATCTATCCTGTTGCTTGAAGGTTTTTTTTCTGCGGATGAGCTGCCGATTATTGCGGATCATCATTTGTCGATTGTGGTTCATAACCAAATTCAATTGGAAATCCTGTCGCAGGCATGGTTGCCAAAAAAGATTGACGTTTTTCTGAAAATGAACTCAGGAATGAATCGGCTGGGATTTAAGGCTGACGCGTTTCATGAGGCTTTGTCTATACTTAAAAGTTGTGCAGTGATTCACAATATCACCTTGATGACGCATTTCGCTACAGCTGATGATGAAAAAGGGATTTCAGTACAGTTTTTGTCATTTAACAGCGTTGTCCAAGGCTTGCATCACATGCGCTGTCTTGCAAATTCGGCTGCGATTTTGCGATATCCCGATTCGCATGGTGATTGGGTGCGGCCTGGCATTATGCTTTATGGTTCTTCCCCTTTTATTGATAAAAGTGCTGAGGAATTAGGGTTGCAGCCAGTAATGACCCTTATAAGTCAGATCATTGCAGTGCAATCAATCCAAAAAGGTGAGAGTGTCGGGTATGGAGCAACTTTTGTGGCCGATCGTGATATGCGTGTAGGTATTGTTGCCTGTGGTTATGCCGATGGCTATCCGCGCCATGCGCCTACCGGTACACCTGTACTTGTTCTGGGTAAGCGGACAAGAACGTTAGGCCGCGTATCGATGGATATGCTACACGTAGATTTGACAGATATTGCTCAGGCGCAGGTTGGAAGTGAAGTGACGCTCTGGGGTGATGGCATGTCAATTGATGAAGTGGCACGAGCTGCCGGAACAATCAGTTATGAATTGCTTTGTGCACTTGCTCCGAGGGTGCCGGTAGTAGAGATTTGA
- the rlmB gene encoding 23S rRNA (guanosine(2251)-2'-O)-methyltransferase RlmB: protein MSRLIISGFHAVSSRIRQNPKSIVDLYLDSGRHDARARDLVQLAETNAIRIVITPNDRLNSMAGHDKHQGVLAKVLPVKQHHDLGELLEDLNEPPLLLILDGIQDPHNLGACLRTADAFGVHAVVAPKDRAVGLNQTVSKVACGAAETVPYIAVTNLARTMRDLKDMGVWIAGTAADADQDLFTAKLDGPLAWVLGTEGTGMRRLTRELCDFTVSIPMFGTVESLNVSVSTGVCLYETQRQRALKG from the coding sequence ATGTCACGTTTGATTATTAGCGGTTTTCACGCCGTTTCCAGCCGTATTAGGCAGAACCCTAAAAGTATTGTGGATCTGTATTTGGATAGTGGGCGTCATGATGCGCGCGCGCGAGATCTTGTACAGTTGGCAGAAACAAATGCTATTCGTATCGTTATCACGCCCAATGATCGTTTAAATAGCATGGCTGGTCATGACAAACATCAGGGTGTGCTGGCAAAGGTGTTGCCTGTCAAGCAGCATCATGATCTGGGGGAATTGCTGGAAGACCTGAATGAACCGCCACTGCTGTTGATTCTGGATGGGATTCAGGATCCTCACAATCTCGGGGCCTGTTTAAGGACCGCAGATGCTTTTGGCGTGCATGCGGTGGTCGCGCCAAAAGATCGTGCAGTCGGTTTGAACCAGACAGTTAGCAAAGTAGCCTGCGGTGCAGCTGAAACGGTGCCGTATATAGCGGTGACTAATCTGGCGAGAACGATGCGTGATCTGAAGGATATGGGTGTATGGATAGCAGGTACAGCGGCGGATGCAGACCAGGATTTATTTACGGCCAAGCTGGATGGTCCGTTAGCCTGGGTATTGGGAACTGAAGGGACCGGCATGCGACGATTAACGCGAGAACTGTGTGACTTTACCGTGAGTATTCCCATGTTTGGTACAGTAGAAAGTTTAAACGTTTCTGTGTCGACAGGGGTTTGCTTATATGAAACACAGCGGCAAAGAGCCTTGAAAGGGTAG
- the priB gene encoding primosomal replication protein N codes for MNCNRVVLCGLIVEKEEIRYTPAGIPIVNFKIGHESEQIEAGGKRLVQCEISSVALDKVAQDVNRLKIGDYVKLDGFLSRKSRMSTHLVLHVNKFELKR; via the coding sequence GTGAATTGTAACCGCGTTGTACTGTGCGGACTGATTGTTGAGAAGGAAGAAATACGTTATACGCCTGCTGGCATCCCGATCGTGAATTTTAAAATTGGGCATGAGTCAGAACAAATAGAAGCAGGTGGAAAACGGCTGGTGCAATGCGAGATAAGTTCGGTTGCACTGGATAAAGTGGCGCAGGATGTTAACCGATTAAAAATTGGTGACTATGTGAAACTGGATGGTTTCCTCTCCCGCAAAAGCCGTATGAGTACACACTTGGTGTTACACGTTAATAAATTCGAATTGAAGAGGTGA
- the radA gene encoding DNA repair protein RadA has product MAKQKNIYTCTECGGQSTKWQGQCPHCFAWNTLVETIAETSKARYNALSVTSEVQSLSDVEAKEEPRYTSGVSEFDRVLGGGLVNGTVILIGGDPGIGKSTLLLQSLCHMSTERKVLYVSGEESAQQIALRARRLSLDAKGVQLLAEIQLEKIQATLQAHKPDVAVIDSIQTTYSEALQSAPGSVAQVRECAAQLTRFAKQSGTTIIFVGHVTKEGSLAGPRVLEHIVDTVLYFEGDPSSSFRLIRAFKNRFGPANELGVFAMTEKGLRGVSNPSALFLSQHEQQVPGTCVMVTQEGTRPLLVEVQALVDEAHSPNPRRLSVGLEQNRLAMLLAVLHRHAGIACFDQDVFVNAVGGVKISEPAADLAVLLSIVSSLRNKPLPEKMVVFGEVGLAGEIRPVQRGQERLKEAVKLGFTYAIIPKGNKPKQSIPGIEIVSVDRLDEAVSACRR; this is encoded by the coding sequence ATGGCTAAACAAAAAAATATCTATACCTGTACAGAATGCGGCGGGCAATCCACAAAATGGCAAGGACAGTGTCCCCATTGCTTCGCTTGGAATACATTGGTTGAAACCATAGCTGAGACAAGTAAGGCGCGATATAACGCACTTTCAGTGACCAGTGAAGTGCAAAGCCTGAGTGATGTAGAAGCTAAGGAAGAACCTCGCTATACGAGCGGTGTGTCCGAGTTTGATCGCGTGTTGGGTGGCGGATTGGTGAATGGCACAGTTATCCTGATCGGAGGTGATCCGGGTATTGGTAAATCAACGCTCCTGCTTCAGTCTCTGTGCCATATGAGCACTGAACGCAAAGTGCTGTATGTGAGTGGTGAAGAATCCGCTCAGCAGATTGCACTGCGCGCGAGGCGTTTGTCTCTTGATGCAAAAGGGGTGCAGTTATTAGCAGAAATTCAACTGGAAAAAATTCAGGCGACACTACAAGCTCATAAGCCTGATGTGGCAGTGATTGATTCTATACAAACAACTTACTCCGAAGCCCTGCAATCAGCACCAGGCAGCGTTGCGCAGGTGCGAGAGTGTGCCGCGCAGCTAACCCGGTTTGCCAAACAAAGCGGAACAACCATTATATTTGTAGGGCATGTCACCAAAGAAGGTTCCCTCGCAGGCCCGCGTGTATTGGAACATATTGTTGATACTGTGCTTTATTTTGAAGGCGACCCCAGTTCCAGTTTTCGGTTGATCCGGGCATTTAAAAATCGTTTTGGTCCCGCTAATGAGTTAGGGGTGTTTGCTATGACGGAAAAGGGATTGCGTGGCGTGAGCAATCCATCTGCGCTATTTTTATCGCAACATGAACAGCAAGTTCCCGGTACTTGTGTAATGGTGACACAAGAAGGCACGCGACCACTTCTGGTAGAAGTGCAGGCGTTGGTGGATGAAGCACATTCGCCTAACCCGCGACGACTTTCTGTAGGACTTGAGCAAAACAGGCTGGCGATGCTGCTGGCTGTATTGCACAGGCATGCCGGCATAGCCTGTTTTGATCAGGATGTATTTGTGAATGCAGTAGGTGGGGTAAAAATCAGCGAACCAGCAGCTGATCTGGCAGTGCTTTTGTCCATTGTGTCCTCATTGCGTAATAAACCTTTACCAGAAAAAATGGTGGTGTTCGGGGAGGTGGGATTGGCAGGAGAGATCAGACCCGTCCAAAGGGGACAGGAAAGACTTAAGGAGGCTGTAAAACTGGGTTTTACCTATGCGATTATTCCGAAGGGAAATAAGCCTAAACAATCAATTCCAGGCATTGAAATTGTCAGTGTTGACCGGCTTGACGAAGCAGTTTCAGCTTGTAGAAGATAA
- a CDS encoding replicative DNA helicase: MMLDQQVESLKLPPHSVEAEQSVLGGLLLENSAWEKIADLVTESDFYRHDHKLIYRHISKLIEQNRPADVITVSESLESSAELQNIGGLAYLGGLAQNTPSAANIRRYAEIVRERSVMRKLVQVGTDIAESAFNPMGRNASELLDKAEAKVFEIAEEGSRGKQGFLDIQPLLTQVVERIDELFRSDNNSDVTGIPTGFTDLDKMTSGLQPGDLVIVAGRPSMGKTAFSINIAETVALESGLPVAIFSMEMGGSQLVMRMIGSVGRLDQHKVRTGKLQDDDWHNLTYAVGKLNDAPIHIDESPALTSMEVRARSRRLHRQYGKLGLIVIDYLQLMSGSGNGENRATEISEISRSLKGLAKELNVPVIALSQLNRSLEQRPNKRPVMSDLRESGAIEQDADVILFIYRDEVYNPDTQEKGTAEIIIGKQRNGPIGTVRLTFLGEYTKFENFAHAGQY; encoded by the coding sequence ATGATGCTTGACCAGCAGGTTGAGTCCCTTAAGCTTCCTCCCCATTCTGTAGAGGCTGAGCAATCCGTCCTCGGTGGATTGTTATTGGAAAATAGTGCCTGGGAAAAAATTGCAGATCTGGTGACGGAATCCGATTTTTATCGGCATGATCATAAACTGATTTATCGGCATATTTCCAAGCTGATTGAACAGAATAGACCCGCTGACGTTATTACAGTGTCAGAATCTCTAGAAAGTAGTGCTGAATTGCAAAACATAGGCGGTTTGGCATATCTGGGAGGGTTGGCCCAAAATACGCCTTCTGCGGCAAATATTCGACGCTACGCAGAGATTGTTCGTGAGCGTTCAGTAATGCGGAAACTGGTGCAGGTCGGTACTGATATTGCTGAAAGTGCATTTAACCCTATGGGGCGCAATGCTTCTGAATTATTGGACAAAGCGGAGGCAAAAGTATTTGAAATTGCTGAAGAAGGTTCAAGGGGAAAGCAAGGGTTTTTGGATATTCAACCGCTGCTGACACAGGTTGTAGAGCGGATAGATGAGTTATTTCGCAGCGATAATAATAGTGATGTAACCGGAATACCCACTGGTTTTACTGATCTGGATAAGATGACTTCTGGCTTGCAGCCTGGAGATTTGGTGATTGTTGCTGGCCGGCCATCTATGGGTAAAACGGCATTTTCCATCAATATTGCGGAAACGGTTGCACTTGAATCAGGTTTGCCCGTCGCCATTTTCAGTATGGAAATGGGTGGGTCGCAGTTAGTCATGCGGATGATTGGTTCTGTTGGGCGTTTGGACCAGCATAAAGTGCGTACGGGCAAGCTGCAGGATGATGATTGGCATAATCTCACTTACGCCGTAGGAAAATTAAATGATGCCCCGATCCATATTGATGAGTCACCTGCATTGACATCGATGGAAGTGCGTGCCAGGTCACGCCGCCTTCACCGGCAATATGGGAAGCTTGGCCTGATCGTGATCGATTACCTGCAACTGATGAGCGGGAGTGGGAATGGCGAAAACAGGGCGACTGAGATTTCTGAAATATCAAGGTCATTGAAAGGGTTGGCTAAAGAGTTGAATGTACCAGTTATAGCGCTTTCTCAGCTTAATCGAAGTCTGGAGCAACGCCCTAACAAGCGACCTGTTATGTCGGATTTGCGTGAGTCAGGTGCTATTGAGCAGGATGCTGACGTTATTCTGTTTATTTATCGGGATGAGGTCTATAACCCTGACACGCAGGAAAAAGGTACCGCTGAAATTATTATCGGTAAGCAGCGTAATGGACCTATTGGCACAGTGCGTCTGACCTTCCTAGGGGAATATACCAAGTTTGAAAACTTTGCTCATGCAGGTCAATATTGA